One Helicobacter cetorum MIT 00-7128 DNA window includes the following coding sequences:
- a CDS encoding fumarate reductase cytochrome b subunit has protein sequence MQQEEVIEGYYNVTKERRKSGIYAKLDFLQSATGLILALFMIVHMFLVSSILISDEAMYKVAKFFEGSLFLKMGEPAIVSVVASGIILILVVHAFLAVRKFPINYRQYKIFKTHKHLMKHGDTSLWFTQVATGFFMFFLASVHLFVMLTEPSTIGPHGSSYRFVTQHFWLLYIFLLFAVELHGSIGLYRLAIKWGWFKNVSIQGLRSIKWAMSVFFIVLGLCTYGAYIKKGLENQNSGIHTMQQAIEADEKFHKE, from the coding sequence ATGCAGCAAGAGGAAGTTATTGAGGGTTACTATAATGTTACCAAAGAGCGTAGAAAAAGTGGTATTTATGCCAAACTAGACTTCTTACAGAGCGCTACGGGTCTTATTTTAGCACTCTTTATGATAGTGCATATGTTCTTGGTTTCTAGTATTTTAATTAGCGATGAGGCCATGTATAAGGTAGCAAAGTTTTTTGAGGGAAGCTTGTTTTTGAAAATGGGCGAGCCAGCGATTGTAAGTGTAGTTGCAAGTGGCATTATTCTTATTTTGGTTGTGCATGCATTTTTGGCGGTGCGTAAGTTTCCTATCAATTATCGTCAATACAAGATTTTTAAAACCCATAAGCATTTGATGAAACATGGCGATACAAGCTTGTGGTTTACCCAAGTAGCTACGGGATTTTTTATGTTTTTCTTAGCAAGCGTGCATTTGTTTGTCATGCTTACTGAGCCTTCTACCATTGGACCGCATGGTTCAAGCTATCGTTTCGTAACGCAACATTTTTGGCTTTTATACATTTTCTTGCTATTTGCTGTAGAACTCCATGGCTCTATTGGTTTGTATCGCTTAGCAATTAAATGGGGTTGGTTTAAGAATGTAAGCATTCAAGGCTTAAGGAGCATTAAATGGGCTATGAGTGTGTTTTTTATTGTTTTGGGGCTTTGCACTTATGGAGCGTATATTAAAAAAGGCTTAGAAAACCAAAATAGTGGCATTCACACCATGCAACAAGCCATAGAGGCTGATGAGAAATTCCATAAAGAGTAG
- a CDS encoding triose-phosphate isomerase: MANFKSAMPILKSHKYLQDLEKSLEPQHFDRVFVFPDFLGLLPNAFLHFTLGAQNAYPKDLGAFTGEITSKHLEELKISTLLIGHSERRTLLNESPNFLKEKFDFFKNKNFKIVYCIGEDLQTREKGLGAVKEFLNKQLEIIDTNYQNLMVAYEPIWAIGTGRSASVEDIYLTHNFLKQNLNPKTPLLYGGSVNISNAQEILSIDSVDGLLIGSASLELENFKTIISFL, encoded by the coding sequence ATGGCTAATTTTAAATCCGCTATGCCTATTCTTAAGAGTCATAAGTATTTGCAAGACTTAGAAAAAAGTTTAGAGCCACAGCATTTTGATAGGGTCTTTGTATTCCCTGATTTTTTAGGGTTGTTGCCTAATGCATTTTTGCATTTCACTTTGGGAGCGCAAAACGCTTACCCTAAAGATTTAGGAGCCTTTACAGGAGAAATTACTTCAAAGCATTTAGAAGAATTAAAAATCAGCACGCTTTTAATTGGGCATAGCGAAAGACGCACGCTTTTAAATGAAAGCCCTAATTTTTTGAAAGAAAAATTTGATTTTTTTAAAAATAAGAATTTTAAGATTGTCTATTGCATTGGCGAAGATTTACAAACTAGGGAAAAGGGCTTAGGGGCGGTTAAAGAATTTTTAAATAAGCAATTAGAGATAATTGACACAAATTATCAAAATTTAATGGTGGCTTATGAGCCTATATGGGCGATTGGCACAGGAAGAAGTGCGAGTGTAGAAGATATTTATCTCACGCATAACTTTTTAAAGCAAAATTTAAATCCAAAAACCCCTTTGTTGTATGGTGGAAGTGTGAATATAAGTAACGCACAAGAAATCTTAAGCATTGATAGCGTAGATGGCTTGTTGATTGGGAGTGCGTCTTTAGAATTAGAAAATTTTAAAACAATCATTTCATTTTTATAA
- the ndk gene encoding nucleoside-diphosphate kinase has protein sequence MQRTLSIIKPDAVKKRVIGKIVERFESNNLEVIAMKRLHLSEQDAKAFYAVHKDRPFFKDLVEFMTSGAVVVMVLEGENAVAKNRELMGATDPKMAEKGTIRADFATSIDANAVHGSDSLENAHNEIAFFFASREL, from the coding sequence TTGCAACGAACATTATCTATCATTAAGCCTGACGCAGTTAAGAAGAGGGTGATTGGCAAGATTGTTGAGCGTTTTGAGAGTAATAATTTAGAAGTAATCGCTATGAAACGCTTGCATTTAAGCGAGCAAGACGCTAAGGCTTTTTATGCGGTGCATAAGGACAGACCCTTTTTCAAAGACTTAGTAGAGTTTATGACAAGTGGTGCGGTAGTGGTTATGGTTTTAGAAGGCGAAAATGCCGTAGCTAAAAACAGAGAGCTTATGGGAGCGACCGACCCTAAAATGGCTGAAAAAGGCACTATAAGAGCGGATTTTGCAACAAGCATTGACGCTAATGCGGTGCATGGGAGCGATAGCTTAGAAAACGCACACAATGAAATCGCTTTCTTTTTTGCCTCTAGAGAACTTTAA
- the lpxD gene encoding UDP-3-O-(3-hydroxymyristoyl)glucosamine N-acyltransferase produces MKLSELLSTYSIETDFSNDFEVNALAPLDKATPNDISYIDQARYLKLLKDSKAGAVFIRKKESSKVPKHIQALIVDNPHLAFAKVSHAFKIPFFKNPERASEPKSFEKVTIMPQVIIGENVEIGENSLIYPNVVIADGVKIGKNCILYPHVTLYQNTILEDNVIIHAGSVIGGDGFGYAHTALGEHIKIEHVGIVRIQKNVEIGANTAIDRAVFGETLIKEGVKIDNLVQIGHNCVLGEHSIVVSQVGLSGSTTTGRNVVFGGQVGIGGHLHVGEFTQIGGKSAVGKDLPPHTNFAGAIPAMEIHEWHHFLAHLRTNFRKQQKTSLLQKAKGFFKS; encoded by the coding sequence ATGAAATTAAGTGAATTATTAAGCACCTATTCTATTGAGACAGATTTTTCAAACGATTTTGAAGTAAACGCCCTAGCTCCTTTAGATAAAGCTACGCCTAATGATATTAGCTACATTGACCAAGCACGCTATCTCAAGCTTTTAAAAGATTCCAAAGCTGGGGCGGTGTTTATCCGCAAAAAAGAGTCTTCTAAAGTCCCCAAACACATACAAGCTCTCATTGTAGATAACCCGCATTTAGCCTTTGCTAAAGTTTCGCATGCTTTTAAAATCCCTTTTTTTAAAAACCCAGAAAGAGCGAGCGAGCCTAAGAGTTTTGAGAAAGTTACTATCATGCCACAAGTTATTATTGGAGAGAATGTAGAAATTGGCGAAAATTCTTTGATTTATCCTAATGTAGTGATTGCTGATGGCGTAAAAATTGGTAAAAATTGTATTTTATACCCGCATGTAACTTTGTATCAAAACACAATTTTAGAAGATAATGTCATTATTCATGCCGGCAGTGTGATTGGGGGCGATGGCTTTGGTTACGCTCATACAGCCCTTGGAGAGCATATCAAAATTGAGCATGTAGGCATTGTAAGAATCCAAAAGAATGTAGAAATTGGGGCAAACACCGCCATTGATAGAGCGGTTTTTGGCGAGACATTAATTAAAGAAGGCGTTAAAATTGATAACTTAGTTCAAATCGGGCATAATTGCGTCTTAGGCGAACACAGCATTGTGGTTTCTCAAGTGGGCTTAAGTGGCTCTACAACCACAGGGCGTAATGTAGTCTTTGGTGGGCAAGTAGGCATTGGGGGGCATTTGCATGTGGGTGAATTTACTCAAATTGGGGGTAAAAGTGCGGTAGGTAAAGACTTGCCCCCTCATACGAATTTTGCTGGAGCCATTCCTGCTATGGAAATCCATGAGTGGCATCACTTCTTAGCCCATTTACGCACAAATTTTAGAAAACAGCAAAAAACAAGCTTATTGCAAAAAGCTAAGGGGTTTTTTAAGTCTTAA
- the metK gene encoding methionine adenosyltransferase, with translation MKDSFLFTSESVTEGHPDKMADQISDAVLDYIIARDKQAKVACETLVSNGFCVITGELKTSVYAPMQEIAREVVKKIGYTDALYGFDYRSAAVLNGIGEQSPDINQGVDREDGEIGAGDQGLMFGYACKETPTLMPLPIHLAHQLTFALAQKRKDNSLPFLRPDGKSQVSVRYENNKPVSIDTIVISTQHSPEVSQKHLKEAVIEEIVYKVLPKEYLHDNIKFFVNPTGKFVIGGPQGDAGLTGRKIIVDTYGGSCAHGGGAFSGKDPSKVDRSAAYAARYVAKNLVASGICDKATVQLAYAIGVVEPVSIYVNTHNTSKYSSAELEKCVKSIFKLTPKGIIESLDLLRPIYSLTSAYGHFGRELDEFTWEKTDKAEEIKAFFKH, from the coding sequence ATGAAAGATAGTTTTCTTTTCACTTCAGAATCAGTTACTGAGGGACACCCCGATAAAATGGCTGACCAAATCAGCGACGCCGTTTTAGACTACATCATCGCACGAGACAAACAAGCAAAAGTCGCATGTGAAACGCTAGTTTCTAATGGATTTTGTGTTATAACAGGTGAGTTAAAAACTTCTGTTTATGCCCCTATGCAAGAGATTGCTAGAGAAGTGGTTAAAAAGATTGGTTACACAGACGCTCTTTATGGCTTTGATTATAGAAGTGCGGCGGTTCTAAATGGCATTGGCGAGCAAAGCCCTGATATTAATCAAGGCGTGGATAGAGAAGATGGCGAGATTGGAGCAGGAGACCAAGGGCTTATGTTTGGCTATGCGTGTAAAGAGACTCCCACACTTATGCCCTTACCCATTCATTTAGCCCATCAGCTCACTTTTGCTTTAGCCCAAAAGAGAAAAGATAATAGCTTACCTTTCTTAAGACCTGATGGTAAATCTCAAGTGAGCGTGCGTTATGAAAATAACAAGCCCGTAAGCATTGATACGATTGTTATTTCCACTCAGCATTCTCCAGAAGTTTCACAAAAGCATTTAAAAGAAGCGGTGATTGAAGAGATTGTTTATAAGGTTTTGCCCAAAGAATATTTACATGATAATATTAAGTTTTTTGTAAACCCCACAGGAAAGTTTGTTATCGGTGGGCCACAAGGTGATGCGGGTTTAACCGGTAGGAAAATTATTGTGGATACTTATGGGGGGAGTTGTGCGCATGGTGGGGGAGCCTTTAGTGGGAAAGACCCTAGCAAGGTGGATAGAAGTGCAGCTTATGCGGCTAGATATGTGGCTAAAAACTTAGTGGCTAGTGGGATTTGCGATAAAGCAACCGTGCAACTTGCCTATGCGATTGGCGTAGTTGAGCCGGTATCTATTTATGTGAATACGCATAATACGAGCAAGTATTCAAGTGCGGAGTTAGAAAAATGCGTGAAATCTATTTTCAAGCTCACACCAAAAGGCATTATTGAGAGCTTGGATTTACTAAGACCTATTTATTCGCTCACTTCAGCTTATGGGCATTTTGGGCGTGAGCTAGATGAGTTTACTTGGGAAAAGACTGATAAGGCCGAAGAGATTAAAGCATTCTTTAAGCATTAA
- the fabI gene encoding enoyl-ACP reductase FabI: protein MGFLKGKKGLIVGVANNKSIAYGIAKSCYEQGAELAFTYLNESLEKRVRPIAQEFNSECVYELDVSKEEHFKLLHDNIKQDLGSLDFIVHSVAFAPKDALEGGLLETSKSAFNTAMEISVYSLIELTHTLKLLLNNGASILTLSYLGSTKYMAHYNVMGLAKAALESAVRYLAVDLGKENIRVNALSAGPIRTLASSGIADFRMILKWNEINAPLRKNVSLEEVGNAGMYLLSNLSSGVSGEVHFVDAGYNIMGMGAVEEKDNKTTLSWDLHKE, encoded by the coding sequence ATGGGTTTTTTAAAGGGTAAAAAAGGGCTTATTGTAGGGGTCGCCAACAATAAGTCCATCGCCTATGGGATTGCTAAATCTTGTTATGAACAAGGCGCAGAACTAGCTTTCACTTACTTAAATGAGAGTTTAGAAAAGCGTGTGAGGCCTATCGCACAAGAATTTAATAGTGAGTGCGTGTATGAATTAGATGTGAGCAAAGAAGAGCATTTTAAGTTATTACACGATAATATCAAACAAGATTTGGGTTCGTTAGATTTTATCGTTCATAGCGTAGCCTTTGCTCCAAAAGACGCTTTAGAAGGGGGCTTATTAGAAACTTCTAAGAGTGCGTTTAACACGGCTATGGAAATTTCAGTCTATTCTTTAATAGAGCTAACGCATACCCTAAAACTTTTATTGAATAATGGGGCATCAATTTTAACTTTGAGCTATCTAGGTAGCACCAAATACATGGCACATTATAATGTTATGGGACTAGCTAAAGCAGCATTAGAAAGTGCGGTGCGTTATTTGGCTGTTGATTTAGGTAAAGAAAATATACGAGTGAATGCCTTGTCCGCTGGACCTATTAGAACGCTTGCATCTAGTGGGATAGCGGATTTTAGAATGATTTTAAAATGGAATGAAATCAATGCTCCTTTAAGAAAAAATGTGAGTTTAGAAGAAGTTGGCAATGCGGGAATGTATTTGCTCTCTAATTTATCTAGTGGGGTGAGCGGCGAAGTGCATTTTGTAGATGCCGGATACAATATTATGGGCATGGGAGCTGTAGAAGAAAAAGATAATAAAACTACACTATCATGGGATTTACATAAAGAATAA